One genomic segment of Mesoterricola silvestris includes these proteins:
- a CDS encoding EAL domain-containing protein codes for MNQSLLESILDFRRPAVTYTHSIIDLKDGATVAREVLTRFETQPGVMRTVGDLLVDVSLSAESRVRLDLLCLGAIFTTLERHPITDHLLFVNLDPLTLEHPEFWYQIEPWLWNLSIPPHRVVFEITESYSRHSLDQLEFFSKRLRALGVRIAVDDLGSGIASLAHMAHLSPDFFKVDKSLVRGIHRRPYQAALLNALSRFAERMRVGYIVEGIETTEELQAVIDADVPWGQGFIFGEPEPLVF; via the coding sequence ATGAACCAATCCCTACTCGAGAGCATTCTGGATTTCCGGCGTCCCGCGGTCACCTACACGCATTCGATCATCGACCTCAAGGACGGGGCCACGGTGGCCCGGGAAGTGCTCACCCGCTTCGAGACCCAGCCCGGCGTCATGCGCACCGTGGGCGACCTCCTGGTGGACGTCTCCCTCTCGGCGGAATCCCGGGTGCGCCTGGACCTCCTGTGCCTGGGGGCCATCTTCACCACCCTCGAGCGCCACCCCATCACCGACCACCTCCTGTTCGTGAACCTGGATCCCCTGACCCTGGAGCACCCCGAATTCTGGTACCAGATCGAGCCCTGGCTCTGGAACCTGTCCATCCCCCCCCACCGGGTCGTCTTCGAGATCACCGAAAGCTATTCCCGCCACAGCCTCGACCAGCTGGAGTTCTTCTCCAAGCGCCTCCGGGCCCTGGGGGTGCGCATCGCCGTGGACGACCTGGGCTCGGGCATCGCCTCCCTGGCCCACATGGCCCACCTCTCCCCCGATTTCTTCAAGGTGGACAAGAGCCTCGTGCGCGGCATCCACCGCCGCCCCTACCAGGCCGCCCTGCTCAACGCCCTGTCCCGGTTCGCCGAACGCATGCGCGTGGGCTACATCGTGGAAGGCATCGAGACCACCGAGGAACTCCAGGCCGTC
- the murD gene encoding UDP-N-acetylmuramoyl-L-alanine--D-glutamate ligase, with amino-acid sequence MGRVVVVGAGRSGMGAAEHLAKAGRDVVVTEGKAGPDEAAAARLSAQGIPAVWGSHPMTLLDDCEELVLSPGVSPAIPFAAEAARRGIPVIGELELAHRALRARRDDSMVLAITGTNGKSTTTDLTAHLLKQAGLPARACGNLGIPLVEALEGAEEGTRFALECSSYQLETVRDFHAEAAATLNLTPDHLARHGTMEAYRAAKVRIFGHQTPRDLRLTPLADPAFEAMAPGGGQSAHFGWTAPEGPGAWCDDHGTLWLVDDHGEHPLVHRTRLLIPGDHNVENALAAAVLAGHGGADLDAIREGLRTYPGLAHRIALCGERGGIKAYNDSKGTNVDATLIAARALPGPLVLLLGGQDKGSSYAPLREALAGKLRSLVFLGEAIPQLERDLGDLPHVAVQPFDDAVAAALGLAREGDQVLLSPACASFDQFRNFEERGEHFEALIRDWAKA; translated from the coding sequence ATGGGCAGGGTCGTGGTGGTGGGCGCGGGGCGTTCGGGGATGGGGGCTGCGGAGCACCTGGCGAAGGCGGGCAGGGACGTGGTGGTGACCGAGGGCAAGGCGGGCCCCGACGAGGCCGCTGCCGCTCGTTTGTCTGCTCAGGGCATCCCCGCCGTGTGGGGCTCCCATCCCATGACCCTGCTGGACGATTGCGAAGAGCTGGTGCTGAGCCCCGGGGTCAGCCCCGCCATCCCCTTCGCCGCGGAGGCCGCCCGGCGCGGGATCCCGGTCATCGGGGAGCTGGAACTGGCCCACCGGGCCCTGCGGGCCCGCCGGGACGATTCCATGGTCCTGGCCATCACCGGCACCAACGGCAAGAGCACCACCACCGATCTCACGGCCCACCTCCTCAAGCAGGCGGGCCTTCCCGCCCGGGCCTGCGGCAACCTGGGCATCCCCCTGGTGGAGGCCCTGGAGGGGGCCGAGGAGGGCACGCGCTTCGCCCTGGAATGCTCCAGCTACCAGCTGGAGACGGTGCGGGACTTCCACGCCGAAGCCGCGGCCACGCTCAATCTCACCCCGGACCACCTGGCCCGCCACGGCACCATGGAGGCCTACCGGGCCGCCAAGGTGCGGATCTTCGGCCACCAGACCCCCCGGGATCTGCGCCTGACGCCCCTGGCCGACCCCGCCTTCGAGGCCATGGCTCCGGGCGGGGGGCAGTCCGCGCATTTCGGCTGGACGGCCCCCGAGGGCCCCGGAGCCTGGTGCGATGACCACGGCACCCTCTGGCTGGTGGACGACCACGGCGAGCACCCCCTGGTGCACCGCACGCGCCTGCTGATCCCCGGCGACCACAACGTGGAGAACGCCCTGGCCGCCGCGGTGCTGGCCGGACACGGCGGCGCCGACCTGGACGCCATCCGGGAAGGGCTGCGCACCTATCCCGGGCTCGCCCACCGCATCGCCCTCTGCGGGGAGCGGGGCGGAATCAAGGCCTACAACGACTCCAAGGGCACCAACGTGGACGCCACCCTCATCGCCGCGCGGGCCCTGCCGGGGCCCCTGGTGCTGCTCCTGGGGGGCCAGGACAAGGGGAGCAGCTACGCCCCCCTGCGCGAGGCGCTCGCGGGCAAGCTGCGGTCCCTGGTGTTCCTGGGCGAAGCCATTCCCCAGCTGGAACGGGACCTGGGCGACCTGCCCCACGTGGCCGTCCAGCCCTTCGACGACGCCGTCGCCGCCGCGCTGGGCCTGGCCCGGGAGGGGGACCAGGTGCTCCTGAGCCCGGCCTGCGCCAGCTTCGACCAGTTCCGGAACTTCGAGGAGCGGGGGGAGCACTTCGAGGCGCTGATCCGCGACTGGGCCAAGGCCTGA
- a CDS encoding L,D-transpeptidase family protein, giving the protein MDAAAEVRYLSLAGPGPRAGRILVVDADRQRLGLLEEGRLKAEYRISTGAAGIGGEDGSFRTPPGWHRIHARIGEGAPAGAVFRERVATGAVWEGEPLGEDLILGRILTLDGLEPGVNRGPGVDSLQRTIYIHGTNQPGLLGTPASHGCVRMACEDVLELFDRVREGDRVLIARGPMGRLHFAGAGGSGMSALAQFAVREGPVSGSDRGFDQGRNPGGRALLEQAGVAILPQDGSGVQGAAAVVYSTAVEEEVPDIREARRLGIPLLHRSELLAHYVGRYRTLAFSGTSGKSTSVAMAFEILRGAGRDPSVITGGDLRALRAQGLLGNAWAGGSDLLVIEADESDGSLVRYRPAVGVVLNLQKDHKAMEEVAAMFATFRAQAREAFCVGDAPNLEALAKDALVFGPGSRADLRCENVEEGPEGCAFTVRGVRFHVPVPGLHNVENALAAIAGCFSVGVPLPAMAAPLAGFQGVARRFQSLGTARGVEVVDDFAHNPAKIAASLRTARHRGTRVLAVFQPHGFGPLRFLRREFVEAFAQGLRPGDRFWMLDVFYAGGTVTRDISSEDVVADIRAQGAPALHAPSREGLVATLAAEARPGDIVLIMGARDPSLTDLAQAVLAALRSPGP; this is encoded by the coding sequence ATGGACGCCGCGGCCGAAGTGCGGTACCTCTCCCTGGCCGGCCCCGGGCCCCGGGCCGGGCGGATCCTCGTGGTGGACGCGGACCGCCAGCGCCTCGGCCTCCTGGAGGAGGGCCGCCTGAAGGCGGAGTACCGCATCTCCACGGGCGCCGCGGGCATCGGCGGCGAGGACGGCTCCTTCCGCACGCCTCCGGGCTGGCACCGCATCCACGCCCGCATCGGGGAAGGGGCCCCCGCCGGCGCCGTCTTCCGGGAGCGGGTGGCCACCGGCGCCGTCTGGGAGGGCGAACCCCTGGGGGAGGACCTGATCCTCGGCCGGATCCTCACCCTGGACGGCCTGGAGCCGGGGGTGAACCGGGGCCCCGGCGTGGATTCCCTGCAGCGCACCATCTACATCCACGGCACGAACCAGCCCGGCCTCCTGGGGACCCCGGCCTCCCACGGGTGCGTGCGCATGGCCTGCGAGGACGTGCTGGAGCTCTTCGACCGGGTGCGGGAGGGGGACCGGGTGCTCATCGCCCGGGGCCCCATGGGCCGCCTCCATTTCGCCGGGGCCGGGGGCAGCGGCATGAGCGCCCTGGCCCAGTTCGCGGTGCGGGAGGGGCCCGTGAGCGGCAGCGACCGCGGCTTCGACCAGGGGCGCAACCCCGGGGGCCGGGCCCTGCTGGAGCAGGCCGGCGTGGCCATCCTCCCCCAGGACGGCTCCGGGGTCCAGGGCGCCGCGGCGGTGGTGTACTCCACCGCCGTGGAGGAGGAGGTGCCCGATATCCGGGAGGCGCGCCGCCTGGGGATCCCCCTCCTCCACCGGTCCGAACTGCTGGCCCACTACGTGGGGCGGTACCGGACCCTGGCCTTCTCGGGCACCAGCGGCAAGTCCACGTCGGTGGCCATGGCCTTCGAGATCCTGCGCGGGGCGGGCCGCGACCCCTCCGTCATCACCGGCGGCGACCTGCGCGCCCTGCGGGCCCAGGGGCTCTTGGGCAACGCCTGGGCCGGGGGCTCGGACCTGCTGGTGATCGAGGCCGACGAGAGCGACGGATCCCTGGTGCGGTACCGCCCCGCCGTGGGCGTCGTCCTGAACCTGCAGAAGGACCACAAGGCCATGGAGGAGGTGGCGGCCATGTTCGCCACCTTCAGGGCCCAGGCGCGGGAGGCCTTCTGCGTGGGGGACGCCCCGAACCTGGAGGCGCTGGCCAAGGACGCCCTGGTGTTCGGGCCGGGGTCCCGGGCGGACCTCCGGTGCGAGAACGTGGAGGAGGGCCCGGAGGGGTGCGCCTTCACGGTGCGGGGCGTGCGGTTCCACGTGCCCGTCCCCGGGCTGCACAACGTGGAGAACGCCCTGGCCGCCATCGCCGGGTGCTTCTCCGTGGGCGTGCCGCTGCCGGCCATGGCCGCGCCGCTGGCGGGCTTCCAGGGCGTCGCCCGGCGTTTCCAGAGCCTGGGCACGGCCCGGGGCGTGGAGGTGGTGGACGATTTCGCCCACAACCCCGCCAAGATCGCCGCCTCCCTTCGCACCGCGCGCCACCGCGGGACCCGCGTGCTGGCGGTGTTCCAGCCCCATGGCTTCGGCCCCCTGCGCTTCCTCCGCAGGGAGTTCGTGGAGGCCTTCGCCCAGGGCCTGCGCCCCGGGGACCGGTTCTGGATGCTGGACGTCTTCTACGCCGGCGGCACCGTCACCCGGGACATCTCCTCGGAGGATGTGGTGGCCGATATCCGCGCCCAGGGGGCCCCGGCCCTCCATGCCCCCTCCCGGGAGGGCCTCGTGGCGACCCTCGCGGCCGAGGCCCGGCCCGGGGATATCGTCCTGATCATGGGCGCTCGCGACCCCTCGCTCACGGACCTGGCCCAGGCCGTGCTGGCGGCGCTCCGGAGCCCTGGGCCCTGA
- a CDS encoding EamA family transporter: MRAEARARTGGILLVVLAGCSFASIGIFNRFAAARGVDVPTALALRFALAALLLWALVPRRHGVRLPRARLGGLALMGALFVLEAGLFFVSSRRIPVALTVLLLYLYPAHVLVLAWLLRGERPGRGGLLALVLALGGIALAIGFPATRLDPLGVALGLASSVGYAFYMFLGARLQRGVPALVSTLWISTFATLVFLALAPFLGGIHPALGAGAWASVAGLAVLGTVVPTVLVMEGLSRISATQASIACTVEPVAAALLGALLLGEHLRAPQLAGGALVIAAVLVLSLGDRS; the protein is encoded by the coding sequence GTGAGGGCGGAGGCCCGCGCCCGCACCGGCGGCATCCTCCTGGTGGTGCTGGCGGGCTGCAGCTTCGCCTCCATCGGCATCTTCAACCGCTTCGCCGCCGCCCGGGGGGTGGACGTTCCCACCGCGCTGGCCCTGCGCTTCGCCCTGGCCGCGCTCCTCCTGTGGGCCCTGGTGCCCCGGCGCCACGGGGTCCGCCTCCCCCGGGCCCGGCTCGGGGGGCTGGCCCTCATGGGCGCCCTTTTCGTGCTGGAGGCCGGGCTGTTCTTCGTGTCCAGCCGCCGGATCCCGGTGGCCCTGACGGTGCTGCTGCTCTACCTCTACCCCGCCCATGTCCTGGTCCTGGCCTGGCTCCTGCGCGGGGAGCGCCCCGGCAGGGGCGGCCTCCTGGCCCTGGTGCTCGCCCTGGGCGGGATCGCCCTGGCCATCGGCTTCCCCGCCACGCGCCTGGACCCCCTGGGCGTCGCCCTGGGCCTGGCCAGCTCCGTGGGCTACGCCTTCTACATGTTCCTGGGGGCCCGGCTCCAGCGGGGCGTCCCCGCCCTGGTGTCCACCCTCTGGATCAGCACCTTCGCCACCCTGGTCTTCCTGGCCCTGGCGCCCTTCCTGGGGGGGATCCACCCCGCCCTGGGCGCCGGCGCCTGGGCCAGCGTGGCGGGCCTGGCGGTGCTGGGCACCGTGGTGCCCACCGTGCTCGTCATGGAAGGCCTCTCCCGCATCAGCGCCACCCAGGCCTCCATCGCCTGCACCGTGGAGCCCGTGGCCGCGGCCCTCCTGGGCGCCCTGCTCCTGGGCGAGCACCTCCGGGCGCCCCAGCTCGCCGGGGGGGCCCTGGTCATCGCCGCGGTGCTGGTCCTTTCCCTGGGCGACCGGAGCTGA
- the kdsB gene encoding 3-deoxy-manno-octulosonate cytidylyltransferase yields MRTLAVLPSRFQASRFPGKPLALISGRPMIQWVWEAARDAPGVDAVVVATDDARIAAAVEGFGGRVVLTDPALPSGTDRVAAAYDALGEPFDVVLNIQGDEPAMHPSTIAGVVSLLERNPGLPMATAACPFTSAEELFNPNNVKVVLDDHSRALYFSRSPIPYLRNSTLFLADFRPWLSPQHLETYLRHLGIYGYRPEALRAFTALPPHPLEKLEMLEQLRALAAGMAIGVARTPHLSLGVDVPADIPAVEGLLLMRSR; encoded by the coding sequence ATGCGCACGCTCGCCGTCCTTCCTTCCCGATTCCAGGCCTCCCGGTTTCCCGGCAAGCCCCTGGCCCTCATTTCCGGGCGGCCCATGATCCAGTGGGTCTGGGAGGCGGCCCGGGACGCGCCGGGCGTGGACGCGGTGGTGGTGGCCACGGACGACGCGCGCATCGCCGCGGCGGTGGAGGGATTCGGAGGCCGGGTGGTCCTCACGGACCCGGCGCTGCCCTCGGGCACGGACCGGGTGGCCGCGGCCTACGACGCCCTGGGCGAGCCCTTCGACGTGGTGCTCAACATCCAGGGCGACGAACCCGCCATGCACCCTTCCACCATCGCCGGCGTGGTGAGCCTCCTGGAGCGGAACCCGGGCCTGCCCATGGCGACGGCCGCCTGCCCCTTCACCAGCGCGGAGGAACTCTTCAACCCCAACAACGTCAAGGTGGTGCTGGACGACCACAGCCGCGCCCTCTACTTCAGCCGCAGCCCCATCCCCTACCTGCGCAACAGCACCCTCTTCCTGGCCGACTTCCGCCCCTGGCTGAGCCCCCAGCACCTGGAGACCTACCTGCGCCACCTGGGGATCTACGGCTACCGGCCCGAGGCCCTGCGCGCCTTCACCGCCCTGCCCCCCCATCCCCTCGAGAAGCTCGAGATGCTCGAACAGCTCCGGGCCCTGGCGGCGGGCATGGCCATCGGGGTGGCCCGCACGCCGCACCTGAGCCTGGGCGTGGACGTCCCCGCGGATATCCCCGCGGTGGAAGGCCTTCTCCTCATGCGCTCCCGGTGA
- a CDS encoding beta-ketoacyl-ACP synthase III, translating into MTRRFAIPVGITATGQHYPDRIVTNDELSKMVDTSNEWILSRTGIRHRRWVEPGTGSSDLGVAALRMALERRGMGADELDAIICCTVTPDMFFPCTAALIQDKIGASNCFGFDMNAACSSFLFGMTTGASLIAGGTVKKVAVVGCDVMTSIMDPTNRNTAVLFGDGAGAVILEQVEEGHGILDYEHEIAGFGAPFLCMKAGGSLRPATAETVANREHFIHQDGKEVYKNAVREMAEVSRLMLDRNNISPADLALFVPHQANLRIMDAAAKRLELPYDRMASNIAEYANTTSATLPTALHQSLEAGKVKKGDLIVFAAFGAGFTWGGTLMRWAV; encoded by the coding sequence TTGACTCGAAGGTTCGCCATTCCCGTGGGCATCACCGCGACGGGCCAGCACTACCCCGATCGGATCGTCACCAACGATGAGCTTTCGAAGATGGTCGACACCAGCAACGAGTGGATCCTCTCCCGCACCGGCATCCGCCACCGCCGCTGGGTCGAGCCCGGCACCGGCTCCTCCGACCTGGGCGTGGCCGCCCTGCGCATGGCCCTGGAACGCCGGGGCATGGGCGCCGACGAACTGGACGCCATCATCTGCTGCACCGTGACCCCCGACATGTTCTTCCCGTGCACCGCCGCCCTCATCCAGGACAAGATCGGCGCCTCCAACTGCTTCGGGTTCGACATGAACGCGGCCTGCTCCAGCTTCCTGTTCGGCATGACCACCGGGGCCAGCCTCATCGCCGGCGGCACCGTGAAGAAGGTGGCCGTGGTGGGCTGCGACGTGATGACCTCCATCATGGATCCCACGAACCGCAACACCGCCGTGCTCTTCGGGGACGGCGCGGGCGCCGTGATCCTGGAGCAGGTGGAGGAGGGCCACGGCATCCTGGACTACGAGCACGAGATCGCGGGCTTCGGCGCCCCCTTCCTCTGCATGAAGGCGGGCGGCTCCCTGCGCCCGGCCACCGCGGAGACCGTGGCCAACCGGGAGCACTTCATCCACCAGGACGGCAAGGAGGTCTACAAGAACGCCGTGCGGGAGATGGCCGAAGTGAGCCGGCTCATGCTGGACCGCAACAACATCAGCCCCGCCGACCTGGCCCTGTTCGTGCCCCACCAGGCCAACCTGCGCATCATGGACGCCGCCGCCAAGCGGCTGGAACTCCCCTACGACCGCATGGCCAGCAACATCGCCGAGTACGCCAACACCACCTCCGCCACCCTGCCCACCGCGCTGCACCAGTCCCTGGAGGCCGGGAAGGTCAAGAAGGGCGATCTGATCGTCTTCGCCGCCTTCGGCGCCGGGTTCACCTGGGGCGGGACCCTCATGCGCTGGGCCGTGTGA
- a CDS encoding RsmD family RNA methyltransferase, producing the protein MRIIAGTLKGRRLAAPEGSLAVRPTADRAREALFSILQKWPMGPFLDLYAGTGAVGLEALSRGFAPVTLVEKAPEALKCLSANARGADARVLAQDVRRLGPEAFSGLAVAFADPPYEAALEAWGLLGSRIAGWLAPDGILVFEAGAGTALPAAPGLEEVETRRYGAAEFHIFRLAR; encoded by the coding sequence GTGAGGATCATCGCGGGCACCCTCAAGGGCCGGCGCCTGGCGGCCCCGGAGGGATCCCTGGCGGTTCGCCCAACGGCCGACCGTGCCCGGGAGGCCCTCTTCTCCATCCTCCAGAAATGGCCCATGGGCCCCTTCCTGGACCTGTACGCCGGCACCGGCGCGGTGGGCCTGGAGGCCCTGTCCCGGGGGTTCGCCCCGGTGACCCTGGTGGAGAAGGCCCCCGAGGCCCTGAAGTGCCTGAGCGCCAATGCCCGGGGCGCCGATGCCCGGGTCCTGGCCCAGGACGTCCGGCGCCTGGGCCCGGAGGCCTTCTCCGGCCTGGCGGTGGCCTTCGCGGACCCGCCCTACGAGGCGGCCCTGGAGGCCTGGGGCCTCCTGGGATCCCGGATCGCGGGGTGGCTGGCCCCGGACGGGATCCTGGTCTTCGAGGCCGGCGCCGGGACCGCCCTCCCCGCGGCCCCGGGCCTGGAGGAGGTGGAAACCCGCCGGTACGGGGCCGCGGAGTTCCATATCTTCCGCTTGGCGCGCTGA
- a CDS encoding sensor histidine kinase yields the protein MPRVSIKTKLSAVISILVLAFGLFNLVYIPLTVKRQFQAQAEASLHMVAETASYALASAMEHRDRTEVARILEGVKNIPSFSFSVVFDEKGAAVDESPAAPSWVAAYARTDGRTGTRLRASDGILVATSPIFFRGASGDHVGTLVVGFTTDEIRQMVRANIRQALWVGGTAVGVAMLLGIYLARLYIRPLVTLTEAVQQVASGNLQGMAVGATSHDELGVLGRSFEVMTNKLRISRDEIELQNKLLESRVHERTGQLLETIWELEEIRANLEKLVQERTRGLEQSRAELKAWAGTLEEKVQEKTQELTEVNDSLLVSLQRLQELDRIKSEFLANMSHELRTPLNAVIGFSGLLLQEGEGRIPPDVKMDLGIIHQNGRNLLGMIDSILDLSKIEAGRFELDLVPMDPGPALDEVAAMATGLIANRPIAFTVEVLGGPFRILGDTARFRQVVTNLVGNAIKFTAQGSVGVRMERAGDRLRIAIRDTGIGMNEDEIQRLFRPFQQVDGSITRRFGGTGLGLALSQRLAMAMDGRITVESEKGRGSTFTVDLPLLPEAHP from the coding sequence ATGCCGCGGGTATCCATCAAGACCAAGCTGAGCGCCGTCATCAGCATCCTGGTGCTGGCCTTCGGGCTGTTCAACCTGGTCTACATCCCCCTCACCGTCAAGCGCCAGTTCCAGGCCCAGGCGGAAGCCAGCCTGCACATGGTGGCCGAGACCGCCAGCTACGCCCTGGCCTCGGCCATGGAGCACCGCGACCGCACGGAGGTCGCCCGGATCCTGGAGGGCGTCAAGAACATCCCCTCCTTCAGCTTCTCGGTGGTCTTCGACGAGAAGGGCGCGGCCGTGGACGAATCCCCGGCGGCCCCCTCCTGGGTGGCCGCCTATGCCCGCACCGACGGCAGGACCGGCACCCGCCTGCGCGCCTCCGACGGCATCCTGGTGGCGACCTCGCCCATCTTCTTCCGCGGCGCCTCCGGGGACCACGTGGGAACCCTGGTGGTGGGCTTCACCACGGACGAGATCCGGCAGATGGTGCGCGCCAACATCCGCCAGGCGCTCTGGGTGGGCGGCACCGCGGTGGGCGTGGCCATGCTCCTGGGCATCTACCTGGCCAGGCTCTACATCCGTCCCCTGGTCACCCTGACCGAGGCCGTGCAGCAGGTGGCAAGCGGCAACCTCCAGGGCATGGCCGTGGGGGCCACCTCCCACGACGAGCTGGGGGTCCTGGGCCGGAGCTTCGAGGTGATGACCAACAAGCTGAGGATCAGCCGGGACGAGATCGAGCTCCAGAACAAGCTCCTGGAATCCCGCGTCCACGAGCGCACCGGGCAGCTTCTGGAGACCATCTGGGAGCTGGAGGAGATCCGCGCCAACCTGGAAAAGCTCGTGCAGGAGCGCACCCGGGGCCTGGAGCAGTCCCGGGCCGAGCTGAAGGCCTGGGCAGGCACCCTGGAGGAGAAGGTGCAGGAGAAGACCCAGGAGCTCACCGAGGTCAACGACAGCCTCCTGGTGAGCCTCCAGCGGCTTCAGGAACTGGACCGCATCAAGAGCGAATTCCTCGCCAACATGAGCCACGAGCTGCGCACCCCGCTCAACGCCGTCATCGGCTTCTCGGGCCTGCTCCTGCAGGAGGGGGAGGGGAGGATCCCTCCGGACGTGAAGATGGACCTGGGCATCATCCACCAGAACGGCCGCAACCTCCTGGGCATGATCGACTCCATCCTTGACCTTTCCAAGATCGAGGCGGGCCGGTTCGAGCTGGACCTGGTCCCCATGGACCCGGGGCCGGCCCTGGACGAGGTGGCCGCCATGGCCACGGGCCTGATCGCGAACCGCCCCATCGCCTTCACCGTCGAGGTCCTGGGCGGGCCCTTCCGGATCCTGGGGGACACCGCCCGCTTCCGGCAGGTGGTCACCAACCTGGTGGGCAACGCCATCAAGTTCACCGCGCAGGGTTCCGTGGGGGTGCGCATGGAGCGCGCCGGGGACCGCCTGCGCATCGCCATCCGGGACACGGGCATCGGCATGAACGAGGACGAGATCCAGAGGCTCTTCAGGCCCTTCCAGCAGGTCGACGGCAGCATCACGCGCCGCTTCGGCGGCACGGGCCTGGGCCTCGCCCTCTCCCAGCGCCTGGCCATGGCCATGGACGGAAGGATCACCGTTGAAAGCGAAAAGGGCAGGGGGAGCACCTTCACGGTGGACCTTCCGCTCCTGCCGGAGGCCCACCCATGA
- a CDS encoding hybrid sensor histidine kinase/response regulator, whose amino-acid sequence MTAPRILCIEDNFVNWRLVQRLLTQAGYDMHWAEEGLKGFELARELKPALVLLDINLPGLSGFEVATKFKHDPELKAVPLVALTAKTQKAERETALVAGCDGFIPKPLDPFTFVDQVGAFLQGRREELEKALEAPALRQFNVQMLEHLELQLKEAQEANRKLTEARAALEQRSGSLSRLLALSREILTEHDPRTLLLRILSEVRAEVGATGLTAYRLHTSGSYYDGVRWNGETFDALPVLPLGHTFVVRAWSMGAAGILHGEALRSSRLWEEGLDLGLWPPMGNVALVVLRTHQDGQEIAGFWILSRPADRPFLAQELEMATLHASIALVSLENAELIENLNNSTRALASSYERIEGAYQDLQNARADLNRRDRQALLGDLFTKIAQRLEAPVQSLHQQSQVLDHLPAPDGNGLPEAHPRALAEIREAVSKIDGLLKALLRRVGREAPSKPEWLDLHDLIQQELELLQAEGVIPAEVEVVQDLRARVPLIYGVYGDFASTLLNVVHHALGGPTPSPVLAIRSTRTEEAFLLQVNDEGGAIPPSELEMAFEPFSGLHQQAVMGVRSPGEGLAVCRQLLAAYQGEVDLINLGEGTSLTLKIPLR is encoded by the coding sequence ATGACCGCGCCCAGGATCCTCTGCATCGAGGACAACTTCGTGAACTGGAGGCTGGTGCAGCGCCTGCTCACCCAGGCCGGCTACGACATGCACTGGGCCGAGGAGGGCCTCAAGGGCTTCGAGCTGGCCCGGGAGCTCAAGCCCGCCCTGGTGCTCCTGGACATCAACCTCCCGGGCCTGTCGGGGTTCGAGGTGGCCACCAAGTTCAAGCACGATCCCGAGCTCAAGGCGGTGCCCCTGGTGGCCCTCACCGCCAAGACCCAGAAGGCCGAGCGCGAAACGGCCCTGGTGGCCGGCTGCGACGGATTCATCCCCAAGCCCCTGGACCCCTTCACTTTCGTCGACCAGGTGGGGGCCTTCCTCCAGGGCCGCCGGGAGGAGCTGGAGAAGGCCCTGGAGGCCCCGGCCCTGCGCCAGTTCAACGTCCAGATGCTCGAGCACCTGGAGCTGCAGCTCAAGGAGGCCCAGGAGGCCAACCGCAAGCTCACCGAGGCCCGGGCCGCGCTGGAACAGCGCAGCGGCAGCCTCTCGCGGCTCCTGGCCCTGAGCCGCGAGATCCTCACGGAGCACGACCCCAGGACCCTCCTCCTGCGCATCCTCTCCGAAGTGCGGGCCGAGGTGGGCGCCACGGGCCTCACGGCGTACCGGCTGCACACCAGCGGCAGCTACTACGACGGCGTCCGCTGGAACGGGGAGACCTTCGACGCCCTGCCGGTGCTTCCCCTCGGCCACACCTTCGTGGTGCGGGCCTGGTCCATGGGGGCCGCGGGCATCCTCCACGGGGAAGCCCTGCGGAGCAGCCGCCTCTGGGAGGAGGGGCTGGACCTGGGCCTCTGGCCGCCCATGGGCAACGTGGCCCTGGTGGTGCTCCGCACCCACCAGGACGGGCAGGAGATCGCCGGCTTCTGGATCCTCAGCCGCCCCGCGGACCGGCCCTTCCTGGCCCAGGAGCTGGAAATGGCCACCCTCCATGCCAGCATCGCCCTGGTGAGCCTGGAGAACGCCGAGCTCATCGAGAACCTCAACAACAGCACCCGGGCCCTGGCCTCGAGCTACGAGCGCATCGAAGGCGCCTACCAGGACCTCCAGAACGCCCGGGCCGACCTGAACCGCCGGGACCGGCAGGCCCTCCTGGGCGACCTGTTCACCAAGATCGCCCAGCGCCTGGAGGCCCCCGTGCAGAGCCTGCACCAGCAGAGCCAGGTGCTGGACCACCTCCCCGCCCCCGACGGCAACGGCCTGCCCGAGGCCCACCCCCGGGCCCTGGCCGAGATCCGGGAGGCCGTGTCCAAGATCGACGGCCTCCTGAAGGCCCTGCTGAGGCGGGTGGGCCGGGAAGCCCCCAGCAAGCCCGAGTGGCTGGACCTCCACGACCTCATCCAGCAGGAACTGGAGCTGCTCCAGGCCGAGGGCGTCATCCCCGCCGAGGTGGAGGTCGTCCAGGACCTCCGGGCCCGGGTGCCCCTCATCTACGGCGTGTACGGGGACTTCGCCAGCACCCTGCTCAACGTGGTGCACCACGCCCTGGGCGGACCGACCCCGTCCCCGGTCCTCGCCATCCGGTCCACCCGCACCGAGGAGGCCTTCCTCCTCCAGGTCAACGACGAGGGCGGCGCCATCCCTCCCTCCGAACTGGAAATGGCCTTCGAGCCCTTCTCGGGCCTCCACCAGCAGGCCGTGATGGGCGTCCGGAGCCCCGGCGAAGGCCTGGCCGTGTGCAGGCAGCTCCTGGCCGCCTACCAGGGCGAAGTGGACCTCATAAACCTCGGCGAAGGCACCTCCCTGACGCTGAAGATACCCCTCCGCTAG